A stretch of the Bdellovibrio sp. 22V genome encodes the following:
- a CDS encoding HD domain-containing phosphohydrolase encodes MDTKIQDDYVAVSRSEFISGTQVPVDIFLKLSETNYVMILKEGSKVNFDQMHFPEKAEWLYVRKSDFHKCVGQTLTVAGIVLDSEKFSEERKAQFLALAADSIFKEIEHLGFDHQSMEHSKIVSKSIQTLVDNKPDIGNVIEMMSKLNDELIRHSMMVSAISVIVARAMKWTLAQNLEKLALGALLHDVGMKELPDEILELPRHAMNRDQTAAYESHVYRGVEILRSMPSISDDIIAIVLEHHENAPGQGYPRRIRDIKMNPFARIVALADCFSEIVMPSVNNPNPKTPAQALTYIEVTLGQPFHKPAFLALKQALLGQPAAPVKKIV; translated from the coding sequence ATGGACACGAAGATTCAGGACGACTACGTGGCAGTTTCAAGGAGTGAATTCATCTCCGGAACTCAGGTTCCCGTGGATATCTTTCTTAAACTCTCAGAAACAAATTATGTGATGATTCTTAAAGAAGGCTCAAAGGTCAACTTTGACCAGATGCACTTCCCCGAAAAGGCCGAATGGCTTTACGTCAGAAAGTCGGACTTTCACAAATGCGTCGGGCAAACTCTGACAGTCGCCGGAATTGTTCTCGACAGCGAAAAATTCAGCGAAGAGCGCAAGGCCCAGTTCCTGGCATTGGCCGCCGATTCCATTTTTAAAGAGATCGAGCACCTGGGATTCGATCACCAGTCCATGGAACATTCCAAGATCGTCAGTAAATCCATCCAAACACTTGTCGACAATAAACCTGATATCGGCAACGTCATTGAAATGATGTCGAAGCTTAACGACGAACTGATCCGTCACTCAATGATGGTGTCGGCTATTTCAGTGATCGTCGCGCGGGCGATGAAATGGACCCTGGCCCAGAATCTTGAAAAGCTGGCGCTCGGTGCGCTTCTTCATGATGTAGGAATGAAAGAGCTTCCTGACGAAATCCTTGAGCTGCCTCGCCATGCCATGAACCGCGATCAGACGGCGGCATACGAAAGTCATGTGTATCGCGGTGTTGAAATTCTAAGAAGCATGCCTTCGATTTCCGACGATATTATCGCAATTGTTTTGGAGCATCATGAAAATGCGCCGGGGCAGGGATATCCTCGCCGTATTCGTGACATTAAGATGAATCCGTTCGCCAGAATCGTGGCGCTTGCGGATTGTTTTTCGGAAATCGTAATGCCTTCCGTGAACAATCCGAATCCGAAAACACCGGCGCAAGCGTTGACCTATATCGAAGTGACACTGGGACAACCGTTTCATAAGCCGGCGTTTCTGGCGCTTAAACAGGCTTTGCTCGGTCAGCCGGCAGCGCCCGTCAAAAAAATCGTATAA